A window of Roseovarius sp. THAF27 contains these coding sequences:
- the argS gene encoding arginine--tRNA ligase, giving the protein MNLFTEIRASVLAALDTMQSRGELPDDLDMANVTVEPPRDAAHGDMATNAAMVLAKPSGQKPRDIAEKLATLLAADDRIESAEVAGPGFLNLRLANSLWQDVVRAALQGGEAYGRSELGKGKRVNVEYVSANPTGPLHVGHTRGAVFGDALASLLDYVGYEVTREYYINDGGAQVGVLARSVYLRYLEAHGQEIAFEDGSYPGDYLVPVGEALKEKVGDDYVGQPEDVWLADVRDFATDAMMALIREDLDALGVQMDVFYSEKSLYGTGRIEQALDALHSKGLIYEGVLEPPKGKKPEDWEPREQTLFKSTAHGDDVDRPVKKSDGDWTYFAPDIAYHYDKVERGFDALIDVFGADHGGYVKRMKAAVSALTDGRVPLDIKLTQLVKLYKDGQPFKMSKRAGTFVTLRDVVDQVGADVTRFVMLTRKNDAPLDFDFDKVLEQSKENPVFYVQYAYARISSVMRKAREAGIEVDDATLAAADLSVLRDTAQLAVAKKLAEWPRLVEIAGRTNEPHRVAFYLYDLASDLHSLWNRGNDVPELRFLEEADTAGSQAKIALARAVTVVISAGLGILGVTPVEEMR; this is encoded by the coding sequence ATGAACCTGTTTACCGAGATCCGCGCCAGCGTCCTTGCCGCCCTTGATACGATGCAGAGCAGGGGCGAATTGCCGGATGACCTGGACATGGCGAATGTGACCGTCGAGCCGCCTCGGGATGCCGCGCATGGCGACATGGCGACCAACGCGGCCATGGTTCTTGCCAAGCCGTCAGGTCAAAAACCGCGCGATATCGCCGAGAAACTCGCGACTTTGCTGGCGGCCGACGACCGTATTGAATCTGCCGAGGTCGCCGGTCCGGGATTTTTGAACCTGCGTCTGGCCAACTCGCTCTGGCAGGACGTTGTGCGCGCCGCGCTTCAGGGCGGAGAGGCCTACGGGCGCTCGGAACTGGGCAAGGGCAAGCGCGTCAACGTCGAGTACGTGTCGGCCAACCCCACAGGCCCCCTGCACGTTGGCCACACGCGTGGCGCCGTCTTTGGCGATGCCCTGGCCAGCCTGCTAGATTATGTCGGCTACGAGGTCACCCGCGAGTATTACATCAATGACGGTGGCGCCCAGGTGGGTGTCCTCGCCCGCTCCGTTTACCTGCGCTACCTCGAAGCGCACGGGCAAGAGATCGCCTTCGAGGACGGCAGTTATCCGGGTGACTACCTCGTGCCTGTGGGCGAGGCGCTGAAGGAAAAGGTCGGCGACGACTACGTGGGCCAGCCCGAGGACGTGTGGTTGGCCGACGTGCGCGATTTCGCCACTGACGCCATGATGGCGCTGATCCGCGAGGACCTAGACGCACTCGGCGTGCAGATGGATGTGTTCTACAGCGAAAAATCCCTCTACGGCACCGGCCGGATCGAGCAGGCGCTCGATGCTCTGCACTCGAAGGGCTTGATCTACGAAGGCGTGTTGGAGCCACCCAAGGGCAAGAAGCCCGAAGATTGGGAGCCGCGAGAACAGACGCTGTTCAAGTCCACCGCGCATGGCGATGACGTGGATCGCCCGGTCAAGAAGTCCGACGGGGACTGGACCTATTTTGCGCCGGACATTGCCTATCACTACGATAAGGTCGAACGCGGGTTCGATGCGCTGATCGACGTGTTCGGCGCCGATCACGGCGGTTATGTCAAGCGGATGAAAGCAGCGGTGAGCGCGCTGACGGACGGGCGGGTGCCGCTCGACATCAAGCTGACCCAGCTGGTCAAGCTCTACAAGGACGGCCAGCCGTTCAAGATGTCGAAACGGGCAGGGACCTTCGTGACCCTGCGCGATGTGGTCGATCAGGTAGGCGCGGATGTGACCCGCTTCGTGATGCTGACCCGCAAGAACGACGCCCCGCTCGACTTCGACTTCGACAAGGTTCTGGAGCAATCCAAGGAAAACCCGGTCTTCTATGTCCAGTACGCCTATGCCAGGATCTCATCGGTGATGCGCAAGGCGCGCGAGGCCGGTATCGAGGTCGACGACGCGACGCTCGCCGCGGCGGATCTTTCGGTGCTGCGCGACACGGCACAGCTTGCCGTGGCCAAGAAGCTGGCCGAGTGGCCGCGTCTTGTTGAAATCGCCGGACGCACGAACGAGCCGCACCGTGTGGCCTTTTATCTCTACGATCTTGCCAGCGACCTGCACAGCCTTTGGAACCGCGGCAACGACGTGCCAGAGCTGCGTTTCCTCGAAGAGGCCGATACAGCCGGGTCTCAGGCGAAAATCGCCTTGGCACGAGCCGTAACCGTTGTTATTTCCGCCGGTCTTGGTATCTTGGGTGTAACCCCGGTCGAAGAAATGCGGTAG